A region of Phycisphaerae bacterium DNA encodes the following proteins:
- a CDS encoding HDOD domain-containing protein, with amino-acid sequence MAFWARISDWWTGRVSDDGPVAIEAGGGTAVVEAEPVEVIPSPRVAAAAERPAEEGPWGSCWWRPEGGLIVRAPRLDKPVLGGVAGGIEAGVLTALEQALGDPNIELPHLPRIPQQVLMLSRSEATSLREIARLIAQDQVLSADLLRRANSAAYGGLAKVTTVENAVVRLGMRGIRAFMISQSVKNVTLAVGGKAGRSRGELLWRESLASAYVMATVADTINSQPEDAFLAGLLHDIGKVVVLRCCCEVHAKTGQAVPDGLFDYLCQEYHELMGEMIAEHWQLPPQVGAVIKDHHREEGLTGKHGTQRALIQLADAVVSLLEYSPRLPYDLLGMPGSVYLDLRTNPRFQETLVLLPEMLDLAMNSD; translated from the coding sequence GTGGCGTTTTGGGCACGAATATCGGACTGGTGGACGGGGCGAGTAAGCGACGACGGCCCGGTGGCGATCGAGGCCGGGGGAGGCACGGCCGTGGTCGAGGCCGAACCGGTCGAGGTCATACCGAGTCCCCGCGTGGCGGCGGCGGCGGAGCGTCCTGCGGAGGAGGGCCCCTGGGGATCCTGCTGGTGGCGGCCGGAAGGCGGGCTGATTGTTCGGGCGCCGCGTCTGGACAAGCCGGTATTGGGTGGGGTGGCGGGTGGAATCGAAGCCGGGGTACTGACTGCCCTGGAGCAGGCCCTGGGCGACCCGAACATTGAACTGCCCCACTTGCCGCGTATCCCGCAACAGGTCCTGATGCTCAGTCGCAGCGAAGCCACGAGCCTGCGGGAGATTGCCCGACTGATTGCCCAGGACCAGGTTTTGTCGGCTGACCTGCTGCGGCGTGCGAACTCTGCGGCGTACGGTGGTCTGGCGAAAGTGACGACGGTCGAGAACGCGGTGGTCCGGCTGGGCATGCGTGGCATCCGGGCGTTCATGATCAGCCAGAGTGTCAAGAACGTGACCCTGGCTGTCGGCGGGAAGGCCGGGCGTTCACGAGGGGAGTTGCTATGGCGGGAATCGCTGGCCTCGGCCTACGTCATGGCCACGGTGGCGGACACCATCAACTCCCAGCCGGAGGATGCTTTCCTGGCCGGCCTGCTGCATGATATCGGCAAGGTTGTGGTGTTGCGATGCTGCTGCGAGGTTCACGCCAAGACGGGCCAGGCGGTTCCCGACGGGCTGTTCGATTATCTTTGCCAGGAATACCACGAACTGATGGGCGAGATGATTGCCGAACACTGGCAGCTGCCCCCGCAGGTTGGGGCGGTCATCAAGGATCATCACCGCGAGGAGGGCCTGACGGGCAAGCATGGCACTCAACGGGCGCTGATCCAGTTAGCGGACGCGGTGGTTTCGTTGCTGGAGTACTCGCCCCGGCTGCCATACGACCTGTTAGGAATGCCGGGCTCCGTCTACCTCGATCTGAGAACGAACCCCCGCTTCCAGGAAACGCTGGTGCTTCTGCCGGAGATGCTTGACCTGGCGATGAACAGTGACTGA
- a CDS encoding PEP-CTERM sorting domain-containing protein (PEP-CTERM proteins occur, often in large numbers, in the proteomes of bacteria that also encode an exosortase, a predicted intramembrane cysteine proteinase. The presence of a PEP-CTERM domain at a protein's C-terminus predicts cleavage within the sorting domain, followed by covalent anchoring to some some component of the (usually Gram-negative) cell surface. Many PEP-CTERM proteins exhibit an unusual sequence composition that includes large numbers of potential glycosylation sites. Expression of one such protein has been shown restore the ability of a bacterium to form floc, a type of biofilm.): MLRFITAVCALALVAAPVVALDTYSFVIDPAKSSIAVAVGLNPPATSPLTGTYSLKLGTASGAYNTRDWSVLAELDTVNAVNTAPLAVTPMPGATYSIAAGDFGIIDFNSDKLAIPSTTLAAEAANVYAGTISTNVKKNIWMSLNGGTPTLDDGWQMFPDPGAPTSAFNSPFTIRVSDADWLGVAGLGELESQIQGVAYKGGLIYTVNIYGRVVPEPASLGLLALAGLSLLRRRR; the protein is encoded by the coding sequence ATGCTGAGATTCATCACTGCAGTCTGTGCGCTGGCCCTGGTGGCCGCTCCGGTGGTTGCGCTGGACACGTACTCATTCGTGATCGACCCGGCCAAATCGTCGATCGCGGTCGCGGTGGGTCTTAACCCCCCCGCCACGAGCCCTCTGACTGGCACGTACAGCCTGAAGCTGGGTACTGCGTCCGGGGCCTACAATACCCGCGACTGGAGCGTGCTTGCCGAACTGGACACGGTCAATGCGGTCAACACTGCCCCGCTGGCGGTCACGCCCATGCCGGGGGCGACGTACTCCATCGCGGCGGGTGATTTCGGGATCATCGATTTCAACTCGGACAAACTGGCGATCCCGTCGACGACCTTGGCGGCGGAGGCGGCCAATGTTTACGCCGGCACCATCAGCACGAACGTCAAGAAGAACATCTGGATGTCTCTGAATGGCGGGACGCCGACGCTGGACGATGGCTGGCAGATGTTCCCGGATCCGGGGGCTCCGACCAGTGCGTTCAACAGCCCGTTCACGATCCGGGTGTCGGATGCGGACTGGCTGGGCGTTGCCGGCCTGGGCGAACTGGAATCGCAGATCCAAGGTGTTGCGTACAAGGGCGGCCTGATCTACACGGTCAACATCTATGGCCGGGTGGTGCCCGAACCGGCGAGCCTGGGGCTTCTGGCCCTGGCCGGGCTGAGCCTGCTGCGGCGTCGTCGCTAA
- a CDS encoding PHP domain-containing protein, producing MMLVGVFLLNAVLAGAACAAGVEVSAAQATSRPVRSSVFERLSLPRLERFDRDRGALAARLKRVVSPYPLVRGTFHMHSRLSHDSKGTSAEIIAAAKATGTKIVGLTEHPSETADVIAENIKGWHEGVLFLAGIEEAHVLLWPGSGGEPDLRLISHPEGVPSLGRSSFAGMEIYNTHSDAKDEPIKRLVSALILNLPAIMKHPEAAFESFLDYPASFMARYDRFTLEAPFSGVAANDSHQNQGFRVLALPEGGVEIRDGADEVIWRNDGVAGKALLAALGHTKLPDRPTSIVEWLLDPYEISMRHVGTYLQIGEINARAVRKGLSEGRIVLAFENIAPLRGFGFWAEAEGKPVGTMGDRIGLAPGLRLRAELPLEAEIRIIRDGGLFSSHLASQVSLENPKPGVYRLEAWLPLAGELWPWVITNPIYLTDKPLKEK from the coding sequence ATGATGCTCGTCGGCGTATTCCTGTTGAACGCGGTCTTGGCCGGGGCGGCGTGTGCTGCCGGCGTTGAGGTTTCCGCCGCGCAGGCTACCAGCCGTCCGGTGCGCTCATCGGTGTTCGAGCGGCTGTCGCTGCCACGGCTAGAGCGGTTTGACCGGGACCGGGGGGCGCTGGCGGCCCGGCTCAAGCGGGTGGTTTCCCCCTACCCGCTGGTCCGCGGCACGTTTCACATGCACAGCCGGCTGTCACACGACAGCAAGGGCACGTCGGCGGAGATCATCGCTGCGGCCAAGGCGACCGGGACCAAGATCGTCGGCCTCACCGAGCACCCCAGCGAGACGGCCGATGTGATCGCCGAGAACATCAAGGGGTGGCACGAGGGCGTCTTGTTTCTGGCCGGGATCGAGGAAGCTCATGTCCTGCTCTGGCCGGGGTCCGGGGGCGAGCCGGACCTCAGACTGATCTCGCATCCCGAAGGGGTCCCGAGCCTGGGCCGATCCAGCTTCGCGGGGATGGAGATCTACAACACCCACAGTGACGCGAAAGACGAACCCATCAAGCGACTGGTCAGTGCCCTGATTCTCAACTTACCGGCCATCATGAAGCACCCGGAGGCGGCGTTTGAGTCGTTTCTGGATTACCCGGCCAGCTTCATGGCCCGATACGACCGGTTCACCCTGGAGGCTCCCTTCTCGGGGGTGGCCGCCAACGACAGCCACCAGAACCAGGGCTTCAGGGTTTTGGCCCTGCCTGAAGGAGGAGTTGAGATCCGGGATGGGGCCGATGAGGTCATTTGGAGGAACGACGGGGTGGCCGGCAAGGCGCTGCTGGCCGCTCTGGGGCACACGAAGTTGCCGGACCGGCCCACGTCGATCGTCGAATGGCTCCTGGACCCTTATGAAATCAGCATGCGGCACGTGGGTACTTATCTTCAGATTGGCGAGATCAACGCGCGTGCGGTGCGGAAGGGGCTGAGTGAGGGGCGGATCGTCCTGGCCTTCGAGAACATCGCCCCGCTGCGGGGTTTTGGTTTCTGGGCCGAGGCCGAAGGGAAGCCGGTGGGGACGATGGGGGACCGCATTGGGCTGGCCCCAGGATTGCGGCTCCGGGCCGAGTTACCGCTCGAGGCTGAGATCAGGATCATACGCGACGGCGGCTTGTTCTCGAGTCACCTGGCGAGCCAGGTGAGCCTGGAGAATCCCAAGCCGGGTGTTTACCGTCTGGAAGCGTGGTTGCCCCTGGCCGGCGAGCTCTGGCCCTGGGTGATCACCAATCCGATTTACCTGACCGACAAACCGCTGAAGGAGAAGTGA
- a CDS encoding exo-alpha-sialidase — protein MRHILWVLLSVTGATSLSSIANGEDPFHRGELVFPLRAEHNHAPGLVECANGDLLASWYRGSGERSSDDVVVYGARRRQGGDPWSEAFLMADTPGFPDCNTAMHIDRRGRLWLFWPVIIANSWESCLTQYRISSDYLGEGPPRWEWQGHILLKPEGFREIMTEALEARLKASGAALPDDARTGVKIETLKARIGDKLYSRLGWQPRCKPTVLPSGRILLPLYSDTYSAGIMAVSDDEGKTWRASRPLAGFGSIQPTVLRRNDGTLVAYMRENGPIERIRVSESRDDGMTWGAVGATELPNPGAGIDGVRLANGRWLLVYNDTTRDRNSLAVSLSEDEGRSWKWTRHLERHARGSYHYPAVIQGREAMIHCIYSYFVDAGKSMKHVAFNEAWVRQGDPR, from the coding sequence GTGAGACACATTCTCTGGGTCCTGCTCTCGGTCACCGGTGCGACGAGTCTGTCATCGATCGCGAACGGGGAGGACCCGTTCCATCGGGGCGAGCTGGTCTTTCCTCTTCGGGCGGAGCACAACCATGCCCCCGGGCTTGTCGAGTGCGCGAACGGCGACCTGCTGGCCTCGTGGTATCGCGGCTCGGGCGAGCGGAGTTCGGATGACGTGGTCGTCTACGGGGCCCGACGCCGCCAAGGCGGCGACCCGTGGAGCGAGGCGTTCCTCATGGCCGACACGCCGGGCTTTCCTGACTGCAACACCGCCATGCACATTGACCGGCGGGGCCGGCTGTGGCTGTTCTGGCCGGTCATTATCGCGAATTCCTGGGAGTCGTGCCTCACCCAGTACCGCATCTCCAGCGACTACCTTGGGGAGGGTCCGCCCCGATGGGAATGGCAGGGTCACATCCTGCTGAAGCCGGAGGGCTTCCGGGAGATCATGACCGAGGCCCTGGAGGCCCGGCTGAAGGCGTCCGGCGCGGCGCTTCCGGACGATGCCCGGACCGGCGTCAAGATCGAGACGCTCAAGGCCCGGATTGGCGACAAGCTCTACAGCCGACTGGGCTGGCAACCGCGGTGCAAGCCGACAGTTCTTCCCTCTGGACGGATCCTTCTGCCACTCTACTCCGACACCTATTCGGCGGGGATCATGGCGGTCAGTGATGACGAAGGAAAGACCTGGCGGGCGAGTCGGCCGCTGGCCGGTTTCGGGAGCATCCAGCCGACGGTGCTGCGGCGTAATGACGGCACGCTGGTGGCCTACATGCGTGAGAATGGTCCGATCGAGCGGATCCGCGTATCGGAATCCCGGGACGACGGCATGACCTGGGGGGCCGTGGGCGCGACCGAACTGCCCAACCCGGGGGCGGGCATTGACGGCGTGCGGCTGGCCAACGGCCGCTGGCTGCTGGTGTACAACGACACCACCCGGGATCGCAACAGCCTGGCGGTCTCGCTTTCGGAAGACGAGGGGCGATCCTGGAAATGGACCCGGCACCTGGAACGGCATGCCAGGGGATCCTACCACTACCCGGCCGTGATTCAGGGCCGTGAGGCCATGATCCACTGCATCTACAGCTACTTCGTTGACGCGGGCAAGAGCATGAAGCATGTGGCGTTCAACGAAGCGTGGGTGCGTCAGGGCGACCCCCGATAA
- a CDS encoding sigma-54-dependent Fis family transcriptional regulator produces MFVKLLIIEDESLIRWSLRQKLEERGYQVSEAEDGAEAAVRLSEGPYDLVLLDHRLPDVTGLDLLRRIRETNQDLLVIMITAYSRIEDAVEAIKLGAFDYVAKPFNMDELLHTVETALETTKLRREVRRLRGRLHHEYGFDRIIGQDPSMLALFEVIRDVARSPSSTVFLRGETGTGKDLVAGVIHYNSERALGPFMNITCTAISETLLESELFGHEKGAFTDARSEKKGLFELADGGTVFLDEVGDMPPRLQAKLLHFLEVRRFRRVGGTQELSVDVRVIAATHQNLEKAIAEGRFRRDLMYRLNVVPVFLPPLRDRGDDVRLLAQSLVDQYSREFKKSVRRIEEAVMDKLRRHNWPGNVRELRNVIERAVLLTKSDTLTVSDIVLGTGGQGAEVDSLAEINLPPAGLNFEELEKKLVGQALARAGGNQSQAAKLLGLSRDTFRYRLEKHGLL; encoded by the coding sequence ATGTTCGTCAAGCTACTGATCATCGAGGATGAGAGTCTGATCCGGTGGTCGCTCCGGCAGAAGCTCGAGGAGCGAGGCTATCAGGTTTCGGAGGCCGAGGACGGTGCGGAGGCCGCGGTTCGACTGTCTGAAGGTCCGTACGATCTGGTTCTTCTGGACCATCGTCTTCCCGACGTTACCGGGCTGGATCTTCTGCGCCGGATCCGGGAGACGAACCAGGATTTGCTGGTCATCATGATCACTGCGTACAGCAGGATCGAGGACGCGGTGGAGGCGATCAAGCTTGGGGCCTTCGACTACGTGGCCAAGCCGTTCAACATGGACGAGTTGCTGCACACGGTGGAGACGGCCCTGGAGACGACCAAGCTGCGCCGCGAGGTGCGGCGGCTGCGGGGGCGGCTCCACCACGAGTACGGCTTCGATCGGATCATTGGGCAGGATCCGAGCATGCTGGCGCTGTTCGAGGTCATCCGAGACGTGGCCCGCAGCCCGAGTTCCACGGTCTTTCTCCGCGGCGAGACGGGCACGGGCAAGGACCTGGTGGCCGGGGTGATCCACTACAACTCGGAGCGGGCTCTTGGTCCGTTCATGAACATCACCTGCACGGCCATATCCGAGACGCTTCTGGAGAGCGAGCTCTTCGGGCACGAGAAAGGAGCGTTCACCGACGCCCGGAGCGAGAAGAAGGGGCTGTTCGAACTGGCCGACGGAGGGACGGTGTTTCTTGACGAGGTCGGGGACATGCCGCCGCGGCTGCAGGCGAAACTGCTGCATTTCCTAGAGGTCCGCCGGTTTCGGAGGGTTGGTGGAACACAGGAACTCTCGGTGGATGTTCGGGTCATTGCCGCCACCCACCAGAACCTCGAGAAGGCCATTGCCGAAGGCCGTTTTCGCCGGGACCTCATGTACCGGCTCAATGTGGTACCTGTCTTTCTACCGCCGCTTCGCGACCGCGGGGACGATGTCCGCCTGCTGGCCCAGAGCCTGGTCGACCAATACTCGCGCGAGTTCAAGAAGTCCGTGAGGCGAATCGAGGAGGCGGTCATGGACAAGCTGCGGAGGCACAACTGGCCGGGCAATGTCCGCGAGCTGCGCAACGTTATCGAGCGGGCGGTGCTGCTGACCAAGAGCGACACGTTGACCGTGAGCGATATCGTGCTGGGTACTGGCGGCCAGGGGGCGGAGGTCGACAGCCTGGCGGAGATCAACCTCCCACCTGCGGGCCTGAATTTCGAGGAACTCGAGAAGAAGCTGGTCGGCCAAGCTCTGGCTCGCGCCGGCGGCAACCAGAGCCAGGCAGCCAAGCTGCTCGGCCTCTCCCGGGACACGTTCCGGTATCGGCTGGAGAAGCACGGGTTGCTTTGA
- a CDS encoding EF-hand domain-containing protein yields MFQRLCAGVGVFLVGLMGPSNAWAGNLLANPSFETPIGLDAQPVAQWTEFGDPSTRWVTQRVTPYSGGQVLKMFGPWDIWGGTGVTQVFAAAEGQTWVARVYARNDSSDPMGAGNFCVMKIEFLDAVMGPVGGTWLAGVNVYEVRVADEATPRDEWLGFGLGTAPAPAGTAFAQLVLVEVQGPPVDGGSAFLDDAFFSQLCGMHDPVFDVNDDGFVDAQDLDAFIACYTGPAIPLGDTVAPDCKCLDRNGDNAIDQQDFGLLQRCYSAVEAVDPACDD; encoded by the coding sequence ATGTTCCAGAGACTCTGTGCCGGTGTGGGCGTGTTTCTCGTCGGCCTGATGGGCCCGAGCAACGCCTGGGCAGGCAATCTGCTCGCCAACCCCAGCTTCGAGACGCCCATCGGCCTCGATGCCCAGCCCGTTGCCCAGTGGACCGAGTTCGGCGATCCGAGTACCCGGTGGGTGACCCAGCGTGTGACACCCTACTCGGGCGGCCAGGTCCTGAAGATGTTCGGCCCCTGGGATATCTGGGGCGGCACGGGTGTAACCCAGGTCTTTGCGGCGGCCGAGGGTCAGACCTGGGTCGCCCGCGTTTACGCGCGAAACGACAGCTCGGACCCCATGGGCGCCGGCAACTTCTGCGTCATGAAAATCGAGTTCCTCGATGCCGTCATGGGACCGGTCGGCGGAACCTGGCTGGCGGGTGTCAACGTCTACGAGGTCCGGGTGGCCGATGAGGCCACGCCCAGGGATGAATGGTTGGGCTTCGGGCTGGGCACGGCTCCCGCCCCGGCCGGCACCGCCTTCGCCCAGCTCGTTCTCGTCGAAGTGCAGGGACCGCCGGTCGACGGCGGCTCCGCCTTCCTGGATGACGCCTTCTTCAGCCAGCTCTGCGGCATGCACGACCCGGTCTTCGATGTCAACGACGACGGCTTCGTGGACGCCCAGGATCTCGACGCTTTCATCGCCTGTTACACCGGCCCCGCGATTCCCCTGGGCGACACCGTGGCCCCGGACTGCAAGTGCCTTGATCGCAACGGAGACAACGCCATCGATCAGCAGGACTTCGGCCTCCTCCAGCGATGCTACTCCGCCGTCGAGGCCGTCGATCCGGCGTGCGACGATTGA
- the typA gene encoding translational GTPase TypA, with amino-acid sequence MKRTEIRNIAIIAHVDHGKTTLVDQMLRQCGQFREAQLKGERILDSNDLERERGITILAKNIAIQYKGTKINLIDTPGHADFGGEVERVLKMADGALLLVDAFEGPMPQTRFVLRKAFEYGLRPMVVINKMDRKDARPAEVLDEVLDLFIELTNDDRAIDFPVIYASATMGWASLDAKKHSKDIFPLFEAILQHVPVPEVDPAAPVQMLVTTLDYNDYVGRIGIGRVYSGTLESGQQIALIHRDGTIANEQVAELYLFDGLGRRKVDEVAAGDICAVVGIQSVDIGTTLADPEDPIPLAIIRIDEPTLHMTFRVNDSPFSGRSGKFLTSRHLRDRLEKELEHNVALRVEPGLTPEEFHVSGRGMLHLSVLIENMRREGYEVAVGKPKVIYREWNGKKTEPIELCTIDVPAQHVGSVMELLGGRRGICTKMDTRGEYTHMEFTVPARGLIGVRNRLLNATNGTAIMYHNFYEYEYLRGSIPGRANGVLIASEAGQVTAYALEGLGDRGVMFVRPTEPVYEGQIVGEHCKDNDIVVNVCRAKKMTNIRAASADKTVVLKAPRDLTLEMALEFIEDDELVEATPDAIRLHKRILDETDRKRASRAGV; translated from the coding sequence GTGAAGCGGACCGAGATTCGGAACATTGCGATCATTGCCCACGTGGACCATGGCAAGACCACGCTGGTGGACCAAATGCTCCGCCAGTGCGGGCAGTTTCGCGAGGCCCAGCTCAAGGGCGAGCGGATTCTGGACTCCAACGATCTGGAGCGGGAACGGGGCATCACCATTCTGGCCAAGAACATTGCCATCCAGTACAAGGGCACGAAGATCAACCTCATCGACACGCCGGGCCATGCGGACTTCGGTGGCGAGGTCGAGCGGGTGCTCAAGATGGCTGACGGGGCCCTGCTGCTTGTCGATGCGTTCGAAGGGCCCATGCCGCAGACCCGGTTCGTGCTCCGCAAGGCGTTCGAGTACGGGCTCCGGCCGATGGTGGTGATCAACAAGATGGACCGCAAGGACGCCCGCCCGGCCGAAGTGCTGGACGAGGTTCTGGATCTGTTTATCGAACTGACCAATGATGACCGGGCCATCGATTTTCCGGTGATCTACGCGTCGGCGACGATGGGGTGGGCCTCGCTGGACGCCAAGAAGCACTCCAAGGACATCTTCCCCCTGTTCGAGGCGATTCTGCAGCACGTGCCGGTACCCGAGGTGGATCCGGCCGCCCCGGTGCAGATGCTGGTCACCACTCTGGACTACAACGATTATGTAGGGCGGATCGGCATCGGGCGAGTGTACAGCGGCACGCTCGAGTCCGGGCAGCAGATCGCCCTGATCCACCGCGACGGCACGATCGCGAACGAGCAGGTTGCCGAGCTGTACCTCTTCGACGGACTGGGACGAAGGAAAGTGGACGAGGTGGCGGCGGGTGACATCTGCGCGGTGGTGGGAATCCAGTCGGTGGACATCGGCACTACGCTGGCCGACCCGGAGGACCCGATTCCGCTTGCGATCATCCGCATCGATGAGCCCACGCTGCACATGACCTTCCGGGTGAATGACTCGCCGTTTTCGGGCCGGTCGGGCAAGTTCCTGACCAGCCGGCACCTCCGCGACCGGTTGGAGAAGGAGCTGGAACACAACGTGGCCCTGCGGGTGGAGCCGGGCCTGACGCCGGAGGAGTTCCACGTCAGCGGGCGTGGCATGCTCCACCTGTCGGTGCTGATCGAGAACATGCGCCGCGAGGGGTACGAGGTGGCGGTGGGCAAGCCCAAGGTCATTTACCGGGAGTGGAACGGCAAGAAGACCGAGCCGATCGAGCTCTGTACCATCGACGTTCCGGCCCAGCATGTCGGGTCGGTGATGGAGCTGCTCGGTGGCCGGCGGGGCATCTGCACCAAGATGGACACGCGTGGCGAGTACACGCACATGGAGTTCACCGTGCCGGCCCGCGGGCTGATCGGGGTGCGAAACCGACTGCTGAACGCGACCAACGGCACGGCCATCATGTACCACAACTTCTACGAGTACGAGTACCTGCGAGGCAGCATTCCCGGCCGGGCCAACGGCGTACTCATCGCCAGTGAAGCCGGGCAGGTGACGGCGTACGCCCTCGAGGGACTGGGCGACCGCGGCGTCATGTTCGTCCGCCCGACCGAGCCGGTCTACGAGGGACAGATTGTCGGAGAGCACTGCAAGGACAACGACATCGTGGTCAACGTTTGCCGGGCGAAGAAGATGACCAACATCCGGGCGGCCTCGGCGGACAAGACGGTGGTGCTCAAGGCTCCTCGCGACCTGACGCTGGAGATGGCTCTGGAGTTCATCGAGGACGACGAGCTGGTCGAGGCGACTCCGGACGCGATCAGGCTGCACAAGCGCATTCTCGATGAGACGGACCGCAAGCGGGCCAGCCGGGCGGGGGTGTGA
- a CDS encoding YkgJ family cysteine cluster protein — translation MSTERDLEAVYRPFVEAKEAADVALFDRKGISLPVVQETVREGFLRAETLLRLFQAQDPPVKSIVCRAGCALCCHRFAVSAAPSEIVQLLVVLKSRPDIAELKVRIRETWSRIRTMSDPERTAAGVACPLLVHDKCTVYDDRPQSCRACNSMDFSYCQRPEGSVLAYPHQLMIHRAIHAGLMGAAAKVGLESTPVELVHALHIGLNTPGVVVEFLRRGSPLAEAYAFEAFAV, via the coding sequence ATGTCCACAGAGCGAGACCTGGAGGCGGTGTATCGGCCGTTCGTCGAAGCCAAGGAGGCGGCCGACGTCGCCCTGTTCGATCGGAAGGGGATCAGTCTCCCCGTGGTTCAGGAGACGGTCCGGGAGGGTTTCCTGCGGGCCGAGACCTTGCTGCGCCTGTTTCAGGCCCAGGATCCTCCGGTCAAGTCCATCGTCTGCCGGGCTGGCTGTGCCCTCTGCTGTCATCGGTTTGCAGTCAGTGCCGCCCCGTCCGAGATCGTGCAGCTGCTGGTCGTGCTCAAGTCTCGTCCGGATATCGCGGAGCTCAAGGTTCGCATCCGCGAGACGTGGTCGCGCATCCGGACGATGAGCGACCCGGAGCGCACCGCTGCGGGCGTGGCCTGCCCGCTGCTCGTGCACGACAAGTGCACCGTCTACGATGACCGCCCTCAGAGCTGCCGGGCGTGCAACAGCATGGACTTTTCGTATTGCCAGCGTCCGGAGGGTTCGGTGCTTGCCTACCCGCATCAACTCATGATTCACCGGGCCATCCACGCCGGCCTGATGGGTGCCGCGGCAAAGGTCGGTCTCGAGAGCACGCCAGTCGAACTCGTTCATGCCCTCCACATCGGCCTGAACACGCCGGGCGTGGTCGTCGAGTTCCTGCGCCGTGGCTCGCCGCTGGCCGAAGCTTACGCCTTTGAGGCCTTCGCCGTCTGA